Proteins encoded within one genomic window of Prosthecobacter algae:
- the trpS gene encoding tryptophan--tRNA ligase, producing MRILSGLQPSGRLHIGNYFGMMEAALKLQHEGEAFYFIADYHSLTSIHEGKTLRSNVRDLSIDFLACGLDPEKCVFFRQSDVPEHTELSWILSTVTPMGLLERCHSYKDKVANGISASHGLFAYPVLMAADILIYDADLVPVGRDQKQHVEVTRDIAIKMNETFGQGLLKLPTPRIREETAVVLGTDGRKMSKSYGNTIQLFEEPAKLKKAIMGIPTDSTPVESPKPIENSSILALYQLVASPADYAAMVADFQAGGKGYGDFKKRLLQGITDYFAPFREKRAELVANPEYVNKVLAEGAEKARAVARKTLERVRQAVGLGD from the coding sequence ATGCGCATCCTTTCCGGCCTCCAACCCAGCGGACGTCTCCACATCGGCAACTATTTTGGCATGATGGAGGCGGCCCTGAAGCTGCAACACGAAGGCGAAGCTTTTTACTTCATCGCCGATTACCATTCTCTGACCAGCATCCACGAGGGCAAGACCCTGCGCAGCAATGTGCGCGACCTATCCATTGATTTCCTGGCCTGCGGTCTCGATCCCGAGAAGTGCGTGTTTTTCCGCCAGAGTGATGTGCCAGAGCACACGGAGCTTTCCTGGATCCTGAGCACCGTGACCCCTATGGGCCTACTGGAACGATGCCACAGCTACAAGGATAAAGTGGCGAACGGCATCAGCGCCAGCCACGGCCTCTTTGCCTACCCGGTGCTGATGGCGGCAGACATCCTCATTTACGATGCGGATCTGGTGCCTGTGGGTCGTGACCAAAAGCAGCACGTGGAGGTGACCCGCGACATTGCCATCAAGATGAACGAGACTTTCGGCCAGGGCCTGCTGAAGCTGCCAACACCGCGCATCCGCGAGGAAACCGCCGTGGTCCTGGGAACCGATGGCCGGAAGATGAGCAAGAGCTATGGCAACACCATCCAACTCTTTGAAGAACCTGCAAAGCTGAAGAAGGCCATCATGGGCATCCCCACAGACTCCACCCCGGTGGAATCGCCCAAACCTATCGAGAACAGCAGCATCCTGGCACTGTATCAACTCGTCGCCTCACCGGCTGATTACGCCGCGATGGTGGCGGATTTTCAGGCGGGCGGCAAAGGCTACGGTGACTTTAAAAAACGCCTTCTTCAGGGCATCACCGACTACTTTGCCCCCTTCCGCGAGAAGCGAGCCGAGCTGGTGGCTAACCCCGAGTATGTCAACAAGGTGCTGGCCGAGGGCGCTGAGAAAGCCCGTGCGGTCGCCCGCAAAACCCTGGAGCGCGTGCGCCAGGCCGTCGGTCTCGGAGATTAA
- a CDS encoding sugar-binding protein, which yields MTPAPTTLNRYPVQRCRGALLDWSAAVCLDRFTLPWESTPVPSTQFRALWDEERLHFRFDCVDEDLVLGTGDTVKERVLGSDRVEIFLTPDLTLTPYYAFEMSPRGEALIYAARFYREYDWDWTCPELHLDASIQGHRYQVQGSLSLDLLRELNVLKPGAYEFYAGVYRAEFSHTAEGGIHSGWMPWVDPETVKADFHTPASFGIFELVE from the coding sequence ATGACACCTGCCCCCACTACCCTCAATCGTTACCCCGTCCAACGCTGTCGTGGTGCCCTGTTGGATTGGTCTGCGGCTGTGTGTCTAGATCGTTTCACGTTACCCTGGGAGTCCACACCTGTACCCTCCACTCAATTCCGCGCTCTATGGGATGAAGAGCGGCTACACTTCCGTTTTGACTGCGTGGATGAAGACCTGGTGCTGGGCACCGGCGACACCGTCAAAGAACGTGTGCTCGGATCTGACCGGGTGGAGATCTTTCTGACCCCCGATCTCACGCTCACGCCTTACTACGCCTTTGAGATGAGTCCACGAGGTGAAGCCTTGATCTATGCCGCACGTTTCTACCGCGAGTATGACTGGGACTGGACCTGCCCGGAGTTGCACCTCGACGCAAGTATTCAAGGCCATCGTTATCAGGTGCAGGGCAGTCTGTCGCTGGACCTGCTGCGTGAGCTGAATGTGCTCAAACCGGGGGCCTATGAATTTTATGCCGGGGTATATCGAGCGGAATTTTCCCACACGGCGGAGGGCGGCATTCACTCGGGCTGGATGCCCTGGGTGGACCCCGAAACAGTGAAGGCCGATTTCCACACGCCGGCTTCCTTTGGAATTTTTGAACTGGTGGAGTAG
- a CDS encoding alkaline phosphatase D family protein, producing MTPPVYPLVPARVSSRRSFITGSASLALAALTCERAFGAVKSAPKFSSYPFTLGVASGDPAADGMVLWTRLAPKPLEGGGMDPVPVEVSWQVSEDEGMTKIVRQGTAIATPEWGHSVHVEVEGLRPERWYWYQFKAGGEVSPKGRTRTFPAKETLPEKLRFAFASCQHFETGLFTAYEHMAKEDLDLVVHLGDYIYEKEGLDGRLRKHTGPEINTLEAYRNRHAQYKSDPALQAMHAIVPWLVTWDDHELDNNYASDISEEKDVKPADFLLRRAAAYQAYYEHMPLRRSAMPKGPDMLLYRNVSYGRLADFHVLDTRQYRSDQPCGDGSKPLCPEALNPNSSLLGVIQRDWLFEGLAKSPSTWNVLAQQVMMGLTDRKAGEEKGYSMDQWPSCEMERRRILKYFDEQRISNPVVLTGDIHSNWANNLITDFDNLESKVVATEFVGTSISSGGDGLLKPKTLDAIYAENPFVKFHSTERGYVSCEVTPGHWKTNYQAVEYVSRPGAPLITRASFAVEAGNPGLQKA from the coding sequence ATGACACCCCCCGTTTATCCCCTCGTCCCGGCTCGCGTTTCGAGCCGCCGCTCTTTCATCACGGGTTCTGCCTCGCTGGCGCTAGCGGCGCTGACCTGTGAGCGGGCCTTCGGGGCAGTGAAATCTGCACCCAAGTTCTCCAGCTACCCCTTCACTTTGGGCGTGGCATCGGGAGACCCGGCAGCGGATGGCATGGTGCTCTGGACACGGCTAGCGCCCAAGCCTTTGGAGGGCGGCGGGATGGACCCTGTGCCCGTGGAAGTTTCCTGGCAGGTTTCTGAAGATGAAGGCATGACCAAAATCGTCCGCCAAGGCACCGCCATCGCCACACCTGAGTGGGGCCATTCGGTGCATGTGGAGGTGGAGGGGCTGCGGCCTGAACGCTGGTATTGGTACCAGTTTAAAGCAGGTGGTGAGGTGAGTCCCAAGGGCCGCACCCGCACCTTCCCCGCGAAAGAAACGTTACCGGAGAAACTGCGTTTTGCCTTCGCCTCCTGCCAGCATTTTGAAACGGGTCTCTTCACCGCCTATGAGCACATGGCGAAGGAGGATCTGGACCTCGTCGTTCATCTCGGTGACTACATCTATGAAAAGGAAGGTCTGGACGGACGCTTACGCAAACATACCGGACCGGAGATCAATACTTTGGAGGCTTATCGCAATCGCCACGCGCAGTATAAAAGCGATCCAGCCCTCCAGGCCATGCATGCCATCGTCCCTTGGCTGGTGACCTGGGATGACCATGAGCTGGACAACAATTATGCGAGCGATATCTCTGAAGAGAAGGACGTCAAGCCGGCGGACTTCCTGCTTCGCCGTGCTGCTGCTTATCAGGCCTATTATGAGCACATGCCCCTGCGCCGCAGTGCTATGCCCAAAGGCCCTGATATGCTGCTGTATCGCAACGTGAGTTATGGCCGCCTCGCCGATTTTCATGTGCTGGATACTCGTCAGTATCGCAGCGACCAGCCTTGCGGAGATGGCAGCAAACCTCTTTGCCCCGAAGCATTGAATCCCAATTCCAGCCTGCTCGGGGTTATCCAGCGAGACTGGCTCTTTGAAGGTCTCGCTAAATCACCTTCCACCTGGAATGTCTTGGCTCAGCAAGTCATGATGGGGCTGACCGATCGCAAGGCCGGTGAAGAAAAAGGCTACAGCATGGACCAGTGGCCGAGCTGTGAGATGGAGCGCCGCCGCATCCTGAAATACTTTGATGAGCAGCGTATCTCCAACCCCGTGGTTCTGACCGGGGACATCCACAGCAACTGGGCGAACAACCTCATCACCGACTTCGACAACCTGGAGTCGAAAGTGGTGGCCACGGAGTTCGTCGGCACCTCCATCAGCTCAGGTGGAGATGGCTTGCTGAAACCGAAGACCCTGGATGCCATCTACGCCGAGAATCCTTTCGTGAAATTCCACAGTACGGAGCGTGGGTATGTGAGCTGTGAGGTGACGCCTGGGCATTGGAAAACGAACTATCAGGCCGTGGAGTATGTCTCCCGCCCCGGTGCACCTTTGATTACCCGCGCCTCCTTTGCCGTGGAGGCTGGAAACCCAGGTCTTCAAAAAGCCTAA
- a CDS encoding phosphatidylserine decarboxylase, translating into MPAAPIQFYNRLTRRLETEAVYGEGPLRFVYENPLGKLALDVLVKRALFSDWYGRQMDDPKSAARIRPFIEKFGVDEAEFAEPASSYSTFNDFFYRQLKPAARPIVADPSAVAFPADGRHFVIPDVSQCRDFFIKGVRFDLPALLGDAALAERFEKGSVLISRLCPTDYHRFHFPCGGTADAPRLIHGPLFSVSPIAFLQRPSIFWENKRYVTRLMTGLFGEVLLLEVGATCVGSVVHTSAPDTPVLKGDEKGYFRFGGSCFITVFEPGRIRFCDDLLENSAQNREVYARMGDVAAWGQ; encoded by the coding sequence ATGCCCGCAGCGCCCATCCAGTTTTACAACCGCCTGACCCGTCGCCTGGAAACGGAGGCCGTCTATGGGGAGGGCCCGCTGCGTTTTGTCTATGAAAACCCCCTGGGCAAACTGGCGCTGGATGTCCTGGTGAAGCGCGCCCTTTTCTCCGACTGGTACGGTCGCCAGATGGACGACCCAAAAAGCGCGGCCCGCATTCGCCCGTTCATTGAGAAATTCGGCGTGGATGAGGCGGAGTTTGCGGAGCCAGCGAGCAGCTATAGCACCTTCAATGATTTCTTTTATCGCCAACTGAAGCCAGCCGCACGTCCCATCGTGGCAGATCCTTCGGCGGTAGCCTTTCCGGCGGACGGTCGTCATTTTGTCATTCCCGATGTTTCGCAGTGCCGGGATTTTTTCATCAAAGGCGTGAGATTTGATCTGCCAGCTCTGCTGGGGGATGCCGCCCTGGCGGAACGCTTTGAAAAAGGCAGCGTGCTCATTTCCCGTCTTTGTCCCACAGACTATCACCGTTTTCATTTCCCCTGCGGCGGCACGGCGGATGCGCCCCGCCTCATTCACGGCCCGCTTTTTTCGGTGAGCCCCATCGCGTTTCTTCAGCGACCCAGCATCTTTTGGGAGAACAAGCGTTATGTCACCCGGCTGATGACGGGCCTTTTTGGCGAAGTGTTGCTGCTGGAGGTGGGGGCCACTTGCGTGGGCTCCGTCGTGCATACCTCCGCGCCCGATACCCCGGTGCTGAAAGGGGATGAAAAGGGCTACTTCCGCTTTGGCGGGTCCTGTTTCATCACGGTCTTTGAGCCGGGGCGCATTCGCTTCTGTGATGACCTTTTGGAAAACAGCGCGCAAAACCGCGAGGTGTATGCCCGCATGGGAGATGTGGCGGCTTGGGGTCAATGA
- a CDS encoding DNA-binding protein codes for MKTLFLAWQAPEPTRAWFPIGRLDAAPDQNYYRFRYTGGALQAHSQSGMAPLVAFPDFQRQYESPELFPLFKNRVLSSSRRDFSEYLGWLGLDASNGDPIAMLAVTGGERTTDNLEVFPKVEKDADGAFKLRFFLHGMRHVSSAARERCARLQENEPLRVMVEMDNPVTRLALALHTDDYHMIGWAPRYLVSDLMHSVSESPILNARVIKINEGPAPLNRRVLVEMRGCAGDDFEPMTSPDFRPLIQET; via the coding sequence ATGAAAACTCTTTTTCTAGCATGGCAGGCACCAGAGCCTACACGCGCATGGTTCCCCATTGGAAGGTTAGACGCTGCACCAGATCAAAATTATTATCGGTTTCGATACACTGGAGGTGCGCTTCAAGCACATAGTCAATCAGGCATGGCACCTCTCGTCGCTTTTCCTGATTTTCAACGACAGTATGAATCACCAGAATTGTTCCCTTTGTTCAAAAACAGAGTTCTCTCTTCCTCCAGACGTGACTTTTCTGAATATTTGGGCTGGCTTGGGCTAGATGCTTCAAATGGTGACCCCATCGCTATGCTAGCAGTTACGGGTGGAGAACGAACCACTGATAATTTGGAAGTTTTCCCCAAGGTCGAAAAAGATGCTGACGGAGCATTCAAGTTACGTTTTTTTTTACACGGTATGCGGCATGTGAGTTCTGCAGCTCGTGAACGCTGCGCAAGGCTTCAAGAGAATGAACCTTTACGAGTCATGGTTGAAATGGATAACCCAGTGACAAGGCTTGCATTGGCACTGCATACTGATGACTATCACATGATTGGATGGGCACCTCGCTATCTTGTGAGTGACCTCATGCACAGTGTTTCAGAATCCCCCATTTTAAATGCTCGTGTGATCAAGATTAATGAAGGCCCCGCACCTCTAAACCGACGCGTATTAGTTGAAATGCGAGGATGTGCAGGAGATGACTTTGAACCTATGACATCTCCAGATTTCCGACCATTGATTCAGGAAACTTAG
- a CDS encoding helix-turn-helix domain-containing protein produces MESHEVIRQALDKGHVKEIAAKMGVSLSLVYKWGQRDEEEGSGASNPLDRVRQLYELTGDDHLIQWLCQQAEGVFVKNPPTGKQPGREVMPATQEIVQQFADLLSAISQAAADNCISKEEAGKIRHEWDELKRLTERFVKWCEVGDFQHLAEDLRRNHH; encoded by the coding sequence ATGGAGTCCCATGAAGTCATCCGACAGGCCCTCGATAAAGGCCATGTGAAGGAAATCGCGGCCAAAATGGGCGTGTCACTGTCCCTAGTTTATAAATGGGGGCAGCGCGACGAGGAAGAAGGCAGCGGTGCCTCGAATCCCTTGGACCGCGTCCGCCAGCTCTATGAGCTGACCGGGGACGACCATCTTATCCAGTGGCTCTGCCAGCAGGCTGAGGGTGTCTTTGTCAAAAATCCGCCCACCGGCAAGCAGCCTGGGCGCGAGGTCATGCCCGCCACGCAGGAGATCGTCCAGCAGTTCGCCGATCTTCTCTCGGCCATCAGCCAGGCGGCCGCTGACAACTGCATCAGCAAGGAGGAGGCAGGCAAAATCCGCCATGAGTGGGATGAGCTGAAGCGTCTCACGGAGCGCTTTGTGAAATGGTGTGAGGTGGGTGACTTCCAGCACCTGGCCGAAGACCTCCGCCGCAACCATCACTGA
- a CDS encoding NAD-dependent deacylase, whose protein sequence is MAGLTHPNLVVLTGAGLSAESGVPTFRGVDGLWEGYHIEEVASPEAFRHTPELVHRFYNLRRAALHTVQPNSAHHALVRLEQAWPGSFLHVTQNVDDLNERAGAKKLRHMHGELRKVRCLWCRNVMDWESDLEVTTACPICEKVGKMRPDIVWFGEMPYYIEEITQALETVDVFVCIGTSGVVYPAAGFARQAASKGAKRLIEINLESTDISSHFTERRQGTASVEVPRLVEELLTTT, encoded by the coding sequence ATGGCCGGGCTCACGCATCCGAATCTTGTGGTCCTCACCGGGGCTGGCCTTTCTGCCGAATCTGGTGTGCCTACCTTTCGCGGGGTGGATGGGTTGTGGGAAGGCTATCACATTGAGGAAGTCGCCTCACCGGAGGCCTTCCGCCACACGCCTGAGCTGGTGCATCGCTTTTACAACCTGCGTCGTGCGGCCTTGCACACCGTACAGCCGAATTCGGCACATCACGCCCTGGTGCGGCTGGAACAGGCCTGGCCGGGCTCTTTTCTCCATGTCACCCAGAATGTGGACGATCTGAATGAACGGGCCGGTGCGAAAAAGCTGCGGCACATGCATGGCGAACTGAGAAAAGTGCGCTGTCTCTGGTGTCGCAATGTGATGGACTGGGAGTCTGACCTGGAGGTGACCACCGCCTGCCCCATCTGTGAGAAGGTGGGGAAGATGCGCCCGGACATCGTCTGGTTTGGCGAGATGCCCTATTACATTGAGGAGATCACCCAGGCGCTGGAAACGGTGGATGTGTTTGTCTGCATCGGCACCTCAGGGGTGGTTTATCCGGCGGCTGGCTTTGCCCGCCAAGCTGCTTCGAAAGGGGCCAAACGCCTCATCGAGATCAATCTGGAATCCACCGATATCAGCAGCCACTTCACGGAGCGGCGGCAGGGCACGGCCAGTGTCGAGGTCCCCCGTTTGGTCGAAGAGCTTCTGACTACGACGTAG
- a CDS encoding polyprenyl synthetase family protein — translation MSDLKTYLTERCAYVDAVLDRLIPSAETAPATIHKAMRHSIFAGGKRLRPILCLAAAEASGGSKESASFAAAAVECLHTYSLVHDDLPSMDNDDFRRGVPTCHKVFGDGIAILAGDALQALAFEIVVKTPVTVRYGAGALVAELARTAGSLHLVGGQVADLEGEGKKLPLEALRFIHENKTAALLTTSLKLGGMSADCQAEELQGLTDFGMATGLAFQIIDDILDVTQTSEKLGKSAGKDLASEKSTYPALIGLEASRDEAHRLTQVAHDALAVFGNRSGRLRELADYLLARDY, via the coding sequence ATGTCCGACCTGAAGACCTACCTCACGGAGCGCTGCGCCTATGTGGATGCAGTGCTCGACCGCCTCATCCCCTCTGCTGAAACTGCACCGGCCACCATTCACAAGGCCATGCGCCACAGCATCTTTGCCGGGGGTAAGCGCCTGCGGCCGATTCTCTGCTTGGCTGCGGCCGAGGCCTCTGGGGGTAGCAAAGAAAGCGCCTCCTTTGCCGCGGCAGCCGTGGAGTGCCTGCACACCTATTCTTTGGTCCATGACGACCTGCCGAGCATGGACAATGACGATTTCCGCCGTGGCGTGCCCACCTGTCACAAGGTGTTTGGCGACGGCATTGCCATCTTGGCGGGAGATGCCCTGCAGGCACTGGCCTTTGAAATCGTGGTCAAAACTCCCGTAACCGTCCGTTATGGTGCCGGAGCCCTGGTGGCCGAACTCGCCCGCACCGCAGGCAGCCTTCACCTCGTCGGCGGCCAGGTGGCCGATCTCGAAGGGGAAGGAAAAAAGCTGCCCCTGGAAGCCCTGCGTTTCATTCACGAAAACAAAACGGCTGCCTTGCTCACCACCAGTCTGAAGCTCGGTGGCATGAGTGCCGACTGCCAGGCCGAGGAACTGCAAGGCCTGACGGACTTTGGCATGGCTACCGGGCTGGCATTTCAGATCATTGACGACATTCTTGATGTCACCCAGACCAGCGAAAAGCTGGGCAAAAGTGCCGGCAAGGACCTCGCCTCCGAAAAATCCACCTACCCCGCCTTGATCGGCCTCGAAGCCTCCCGCGATGAGGCCCACCGACTCACCCAGGTGGCACACGATGCCCTGGCCGTCTTCGGCAACCGCAGCGGCCGCCTGCGCGAGCTGGCGGACTACCTGCTGGCACGGGATTATTAA
- the glpQ gene encoding glycerophosphodiester phosphodiesterase yields MAQEPSPLVIAHRGASGYLPEHTLEAKAMAHAQGAPSIEQDVVLTKDDVPVVLHDIHVDTISDVATRFPGRQREDGRFYALDFTLAELKQLRVTERFNAKTGQQVFPKRFPMNTSTFQIPTLEEELQLIQGLNRSTGRQAGIYPEIKQPAWHRKEGHDISRIVLPILEKYGYKSREAACHVQCFEYEEVKRIRLELGWKGRLIMLMGGGAKGTDGTDFAYLRSPAGLAELKQVADGIGPALSSIIAEDRKVTALVKDAHAQGLKVHPYTLRTDELPKFAHSADDLMDLLFTQAGVDGLFTDFPDVVLTWLAKKP; encoded by the coding sequence ATGGCCCAGGAACCTTCTCCCCTTGTCATCGCTCATCGTGGTGCCAGTGGTTATCTGCCCGAGCATACGCTGGAGGCCAAGGCCATGGCCCATGCTCAGGGCGCACCTTCCATTGAACAAGACGTGGTGCTGACGAAGGACGATGTGCCCGTGGTGCTGCATGACATTCATGTGGATACCATCAGCGATGTGGCCACGCGGTTCCCAGGGCGGCAGCGGGAAGATGGGCGCTTTTACGCCTTGGACTTCACCCTCGCAGAATTGAAGCAACTGCGAGTGACGGAACGGTTCAATGCCAAAACGGGCCAGCAGGTGTTTCCCAAACGCTTCCCCATGAATACCTCCACCTTCCAGATCCCCACGCTGGAGGAGGAGCTGCAGCTGATCCAGGGGCTGAACCGCAGCACTGGGCGGCAAGCGGGAATTTATCCCGAGATCAAACAGCCTGCCTGGCATCGCAAGGAAGGACACGACATCAGCCGCATCGTCCTGCCCATCCTGGAAAAGTATGGCTACAAGAGCCGTGAAGCTGCCTGCCATGTGCAGTGCTTTGAATACGAGGAAGTGAAAAGAATACGCTTGGAGTTAGGCTGGAAAGGCCGTCTCATCATGCTCATGGGCGGAGGTGCCAAAGGCACGGACGGCACCGACTTTGCCTACCTGCGTTCGCCTGCCGGTCTGGCGGAGCTGAAGCAGGTGGCGGATGGCATCGGTCCTGCGTTGAGCAGCATCATTGCCGAGGACCGCAAGGTGACCGCTTTGGTCAAAGACGCTCATGCCCAGGGCCTCAAGGTGCATCCTTACACCTTGCGCACCGATGAACTGCCCAAGTTTGCGCATTCGGCAGATGACCTCATGGACTTGCTCTTCACTCAGGCAGGCGTGGATGGCCTGTTCACCGATTTTCCCGATGTGGTCCTGACTTGGCTGGCCAAGAAGCCCTGA
- a CDS encoding right-handed parallel beta-helix repeat-containing protein, whose protein sequence is MKRACLILLGLCLGTLVQAEPLIVRDAAALKAAVAGLKAGTVLKIAPGDYPGGWHVTGVENLTIEALDPKSPPHFKGAGNGWQFSKCAGLTLRNVRISGQSGNGINLDDGGDLEKPVKGITLDRIHISDIGPEGNHDGIKCSGLENLTIRDCTITGWGGQGIDFVGCHKSLITGCQFVGKTGFSASAGVQLKGGTSEIVVEKCRFTNAGQRPLNIGGSTGLAYFRPQGAKHEAQSIVVRENIIEGSPCAAAFVGVDGCEFSGNTILFPEKWLFRILQETQEPGFVPCRNVLVKNNRIVFRRAQVQVDVNIGSGVAPETFRFENNHWFAEDRPAASKPKLPVQEVGGVYGTDPR, encoded by the coding sequence ATGAAACGCGCCTGCCTCATCCTGCTGGGACTTTGCCTGGGAACTCTGGTCCAGGCCGAGCCTTTGATCGTCCGCGATGCCGCTGCTCTGAAGGCTGCCGTGGCCGGACTGAAAGCGGGCACCGTTTTGAAAATCGCTCCAGGGGATTATCCTGGTGGTTGGCATGTCACAGGCGTGGAGAATCTGACCATCGAGGCCTTGGATCCGAAGTCTCCACCTCATTTCAAAGGTGCTGGGAATGGTTGGCAGTTTTCCAAATGTGCGGGGCTAACATTGCGGAATGTCCGCATCAGCGGCCAGAGTGGCAATGGGATCAATCTCGACGATGGAGGAGACCTCGAGAAGCCTGTCAAAGGCATTACTCTGGATCGCATCCACATTAGCGACATCGGCCCCGAGGGGAATCACGATGGCATCAAGTGTTCCGGTTTGGAAAACCTCACGATCCGCGACTGCACCATCACGGGTTGGGGTGGGCAGGGGATTGATTTTGTCGGCTGCCACAAGTCGCTCATCACGGGCTGCCAGTTTGTGGGCAAGACGGGTTTCTCCGCCAGTGCAGGTGTCCAGCTCAAAGGCGGCACCTCGGAGATCGTGGTGGAAAAATGCCGCTTCACGAATGCCGGGCAGCGTCCTCTGAATATCGGTGGCTCCACAGGGCTAGCCTACTTCCGCCCGCAGGGGGCCAAGCATGAGGCGCAGAGCATTGTGGTGCGTGAAAATATCATCGAAGGCAGCCCCTGCGCGGCCGCCTTTGTCGGCGTGGATGGCTGTGAATTCAGCGGCAACACGATCTTGTTTCCCGAAAAGTGGCTCTTCCGCATCCTTCAGGAGACCCAGGAACCGGGCTTTGTGCCCTGCCGAAATGTGCTGGTGAAAAACAACCGCATCGTCTTCCGCCGCGCTCAGGTGCAGGTGGATGTCAATATCGGCAGTGGAGTGGCCCCAGAGACCTTCCGTTTTGAAAACAATCATTGGTTCGCGGAAGATCGCCCCGCAGCCTCCAAGCCAAAACTTCCGGTGCAAGAAGTGGGCGGAGTTTATGGCACGGACCCGCGTTAA
- the dacB gene encoding D-alanyl-D-alanine carboxypeptidase/D-alanyl-D-alanine endopeptidase codes for MKNVLLCLLLAALAALLVLRFREEPLPPVPAVSALKQAFTMAREEPGMQGAAIGFCLLDAQGQVIEELNSQTAFIPASTLKTLTTATALEKWGPDYRLETIVETTNPLQEGGLTGDVIIRGGGDPMLSLNDLEGWVLTLLQKGVKRIHGRIIGDGSLFPGSLYDDFWNWGDIGNGYGSGVSGLNLEHNRSLVRIRPGKEVGAKATFLVASPQVPKVQWVNEVTTGAANSGDGVMIHGGERTAVLHLRGTVPLSAGNFEVTAAVPDPELYAAHHLRVLLVDAGIQVDGDAVSAGELRSAGESIPETSEILIKHLSPSLKEIVTSIHATSDNHETECLYRLLGIREGRSSDEVLRAHWRSRGLVFEGLRMEDGCGLARSDFIRPLDLAQLQHVAGAGPQGAVYRESLLATEDGTVRWKGGAMSGVRSYTGFVKGASGAEFSFALMVNHFSDSQAVARLREAVLGVLKAR; via the coding sequence GTGAAAAACGTTCTCCTTTGCCTGCTGCTAGCCGCATTGGCAGCCTTGCTGGTTCTTCGTTTTCGCGAAGAACCTTTGCCTCCCGTACCAGCGGTCTCGGCGCTTAAGCAGGCTTTTACGATGGCCCGTGAAGAGCCGGGTATGCAAGGGGCCGCCATAGGTTTTTGCTTACTAGATGCCCAGGGGCAGGTGATCGAAGAACTGAACAGTCAAACGGCGTTCATCCCCGCCTCCACCCTGAAGACTCTCACGACGGCCACTGCTCTAGAGAAATGGGGGCCTGATTATCGTTTGGAAACAATCGTAGAAACCACGAATCCCCTTCAAGAAGGTGGCCTAACTGGTGATGTGATCATTCGTGGTGGTGGAGATCCCATGCTCTCACTGAATGACCTTGAGGGCTGGGTGCTCACGCTTCTACAAAAAGGGGTGAAGCGCATTCACGGACGCATCATCGGCGATGGCAGCCTGTTCCCCGGTTCTCTCTACGATGATTTTTGGAATTGGGGAGACATTGGCAACGGCTATGGCAGCGGCGTCTCCGGGCTGAATTTGGAGCATAACCGCAGCCTCGTACGGATTCGCCCCGGCAAGGAAGTTGGGGCCAAAGCGACATTTCTAGTGGCCAGCCCTCAGGTGCCGAAGGTCCAGTGGGTGAATGAAGTGACCACGGGAGCCGCGAATTCAGGGGATGGAGTCATGATTCATGGCGGTGAACGCACCGCAGTCCTGCATCTGCGTGGGACGGTCCCTCTGAGTGCCGGGAACTTTGAAGTGACGGCGGCCGTGCCAGACCCGGAGCTGTATGCAGCCCATCACCTGCGGGTCTTGCTGGTGGATGCAGGGATTCAGGTGGATGGAGATGCCGTGAGCGCTGGCGAACTGCGCAGCGCGGGTGAGTCCATCCCGGAGACATCGGAGATTTTGATCAAGCATCTTTCGCCCTCGCTCAAGGAGATCGTCACCAGCATCCATGCCACCTCAGACAATCATGAGACGGAGTGTTTGTATCGTTTGTTAGGCATTCGCGAGGGTCGGTCATCGGATGAAGTGCTGCGGGCTCACTGGCGGTCACGAGGGCTGGTTTTTGAAGGGCTACGCATGGAGGACGGTTGCGGTCTCGCACGGTCGGATTTCATCCGGCCACTGGATCTTGCCCAACTCCAGCATGTAGCAGGCGCAGGACCTCAGGGGGCGGTTTATCGTGAGTCCCTGCTGGCCACAGAAGATGGCACGGTGAGGTGGAAAGGCGGGGCCATGTCGGGCGTGCGTTCCTACACGGGTTTTGTGAAAGGAGCTTCGGGGGCCGAGTTCAGCTTTGCCCTGATGGTGAATCATTTTTCTGATTCGCAGGCTGTGGCTCGTTTGCGTGAGGCTGTGCTGGGCGTTTTGAAGGCTCGTTGA